The genomic DNA ATCGTCGTGCAACTGGATTCGCTTCCCGAGGACCTCGGTCCGATGGAGGCGTTGCGGGCTGCGCACATGGCGGTGCTGGACGGCGTGTCGCGCCGCTCGCTGGAGGGACTGACCACCGACCGCATCGCACTGATCCTGCGCATCGTCAACTCCTCGGACACGTTGCGGCAGGCCGCGATCGACTATCGCTGCCCGGCGGCGGTCGAGGCGCTGGCCCGCAAGATGGGCGTCGCACCCGACGATGGGGATCTCGACCTCGCGGTCGCCCTGTTCTCGACGACGATCGTCACCGCCTGCCGCGACCTCGTCGAGGACGGCGACGACGCGGCCCTGGGGCCGGAGATCGTGATGGACCGGTTGGAGCGGTCGCTGGGTCACGTGGCGCGGTTCGCGGCCGACATGGACGTCCGGCAGACCGCCGCCGACTAGTTGCGGCGGGTGCGCCAACCGCCCACGGCCAGCGCGACGCCGATCAGCGCGATGATCGGGCCGAGGACCGTCCACGTCGTCGTGTTGCTCATGGGGCTGCCGCCGACCACGCCGATGCCCTGCAGCGTGAACAGCAGGCCGAACAGGGCGACGACCACGCCGACGCAGATGATGGCGAAACGCATGGCCCGACCCTAGACGTCCGAACGCGGCCTGCCGCGCAGCGCGCCCCACAACCCGACGCCGATGCCGACCACGGCGCCGCCCAAGCCGATGACCTGCTGGCCACGCTTGAGGTCGTGGTGCACGCTCATGCCGCCGAGCAGATCGGCCGCGTCCGCGCCGCCGGAGGCGAGGAACCAGCCGCGCGTGTCGTCACCGCGCAGCGCCGCGGCCAGCAGCAGGCCACCGATCAACGCGTCGCGGTAGCCCATCGACCGCAGCAGCAGGCGCGCCGACGGGCCTGGATCGTCGGGCTCACCCCACAGCCGGTTCGCTCGCAGTGGGTCGACGAGGAAGGACACTCCGCTCGCGAGGCGGATGCTGCCCGCCACCAGGGCGGCGCGATCGGTCGGCATGGCTGGAGCCTAGGTCGCCGCGGCCCGTCGCCATCCCGGATTGGTCGACCGCAGAAAACCTGAGAACCCGCTCAGCAACGGTCGCACCCGGGATACCTAGTCTGCTTTACTAAGGCGATCGAGTAAGGCTGTCCTAACGCTGCCGAGTG from Mycolicibacterium arabiense includes the following:
- a CDS encoding TetR/AcrR family transcriptional regulator; the encoded protein is MSDWSAEPRPSLRERKKRNTRRMLVDAAVRLCLEQGYENTTVEQISAAAEISTRTFSRYFATKDAVFIAVLDDLANEIVVQLDSLPEDLGPMEALRAAHMAVLDGVSRRSLEGLTTDRIALILRIVNSSDTLRQAAIDYRCPAAVEALARKMGVAPDDGDLDLAVALFSTTIVTACRDLVEDGDDAALGPEIVMDRLERSLGHVARFAADMDVRQTAAD
- a CDS encoding DUF4267 domain-containing protein, which gives rise to MPTDRAALVAGSIRLASGVSFLVDPLRANRLWGEPDDPGPSARLLLRSMGYRDALIGGLLLAAALRGDDTRGWFLASGGADAADLLGGMSVHHDLKRGQQVIGLGGAVVGIGVGLWGALRGRPRSDV